In Rutidosis leptorrhynchoides isolate AG116_Rl617_1_P2 chromosome 2, CSIRO_AGI_Rlap_v1, whole genome shotgun sequence, one genomic interval encodes:
- the LOC139891268 gene encoding phosphoglycerate kinase 3, cytosolic-like gives MASAASPATFSLLPKSSSTTATTRTTPTVHLASRFLNSPVRGLGFAASTDPTLSSHIASKIRSLKTGAKPIRDVVLMVKKSVGDLSPAELKGKKVFVRADLNVPLDDNNVITDDTRIRAAIPTIKHLISNGAKVILSSHLGRPKGVTPKYSLAPLVPRLSELIGIEVVKADDCIGPEVEKLVAALPNGGVLLLENVRFYKEEEKNDPAFAEKLASLADLYVNDAFGTAHRAHASTEGVTKFLKPSVAGFLLQKELDYLDGAVSNPKRPFAAIVGGSKVSSKIGVIESLLEKCDILLLGGGMIFTFYKAQGLSVGSSLVEEDKLELSTTLLAKAKAKGVSLLLPTDVVIADKFAPDANSKIVPSSAIPDGWMGLDIGPDSVKTFNDALETTKTVIWNGPMGVFEFDKFAVGTEAVAKKLAELSGKGVTTIIGGGDSVAAVEKVGVADVMSHISTGGGASLELLEGEILPGVDALDEAIVTVSV, from the exons ATGGCTTCAGCTGCATCACCTGCCACCTTTTCACTTCTTCCCAAATCTTCCTCAACAACCGCCACCACTCGTACCACCCCTACCGTTCATCTCGCCTCTCGTTTTCTAAATTCTCCAGTCCGTGGCCTCGGTTTTGCAGCATCAACTGATCCAACTCTGTCCTCACATATTGCTTCCAAAATTCGATCACTTAAAACCGGTGCTAAACCAATCAGGGACGTTGTTCTTATGGTAAAAAAGAGCGTTGGAGACCTTAGTCCAGCTGAACTTAAAGGGAAAAAGGTGTTTGTTAGAGCTGATTTGAATGTACCTTTGgatgataataatgttattactGATGATACTAGAATTAGAGCTGCTATTCCTACCATTAAGCACTTGATTAGTAATGGTGCTAAAGTCATCCTTTCTAGTCATTTG GGTAGGCCAAAAGGTGTCACACCTAAATACAGCTTGGCTCCTCTTGTTCCCAGACTATCAGAACTTATAGGAATTGAG GTTGTGAAGGCGGATGACTGTATTGGCCCAGAGGTTGAGAAGTTAGTGGCTGCTCTTCCTAATGGCGGTGTTCTTCTTCTTGAAAACGTGCGGTTTTACAAGGAAGAAGAAAAGAACGATCCTGCATTCGCCGAAAAGCTTGCATCACTTGCAGATCTTTATGTTAATGATGCTTTTGGAACTGCACATAGAGCCCATGCCTCAACTGAGGGAGTCACAAAATTCTTAAAGCCATCTGTTGCTGGTTTCCTTTTGCAAAAG GAATTGGATTATCTTGATGGGGCAGTTTCAAACCCGAAAAGGCCATTTGCAGCCATTGTTGGTGGTTCAAAGGTGTCATCCAAGATCGGAGTTATCGAATCACTATTGGAAAAATGTGATATATTGCTTTTAGGTGGTGGAATGATCTTTACGTTTTACAAGGCGCAAGGATTATCAGTAGGATCTTCGCTGGTTGAGGAAGATAAACTCGAGCTCTCAACCACACTCCTTGCGAAAGCTAAGGCTAAAGGAGTATCCCTCTTGTTACCAACCGATGTAGTCATTGCTGATAAGTTTGCACCTGATGCAAACAGCaag ATTGTGCCATCTTCAGCTATCCCAGATGGTTGGATGGGATTAGATATTGGACCAGATTCCGTCAAGACGTTTAACGACGCCTTGGAGACCACAAAAACTGTCATATGGAATGGACCTATGGGAGTGTTTGAGTTTGACAAATTTGCAGTTGGAACTGAG GCAGTTGCAAAGAAGTTAGCTGAACTTAGTGGAAAGGGTGTAACTACAATCATCGGTGGTGGTGATTCAGTTGCGGCAGTAGAGAAAGTTGGTGTGGCGGACGTGATGAGTCACATATCAACGGGTGGTGGTGCGAGTTTGGAATTGTTGGAAGGGGAAATTCTTCCCGGTGTTGATGCTCTTGACGAAGCAATCGTGACTGTTAGTGTTtaa